In Elephas maximus indicus isolate mEleMax1 chromosome 16, mEleMax1 primary haplotype, whole genome shotgun sequence, the sequence CGCTGGCTCTGGGCTGGGCTTTGTGGGGGCCACGCGGCTGCTGAGGAGGCGAGTTGAGGCGGCTGGCAGGGAGCCAGGTTGTCCAGCCCTGGCTGTGGATGGCGGGTGAGTGACCAGCCCAGGCTCTGCAGGTTCTTGCCAGCACTCTTCTGAGTCTGACTTCTACGCTGGGTCCCCTGGCTGATGGTGGCTGTCCGAGAGTGGGAGAATGGCTCTGGCTCAGCCCCAGGCAGCTCTCAACTCCCCTCTGCCCTATAGCCTGTGTGGAGAGGAACTGCTTGTGGGCGGCAAGGAAGCAGGCAGCATCACCTTGGGCCAATACCTCCGTCAGCTGGCACACCACCGGAACTTCCTGTGGTTCGTGGGCATGGACCTGGTACAGGTATGGGGAGCAGACCCCAGGACAGCTGGGGTATGCCTAACTCAAGGGGGCAGGTTCCTGTGGCACCAGCTGACAAGCCTGAATTCTAGGTCCAGTGAGGGAGAGAGAATGGCAACTGCCCAGAGCTGGGCAATCAATTCTGGGTCTCGCGTGAGGACTACCAAGTCATTCAATGACAGAAACAcggtggggtggggcgggggggagggagcAATTGGGAGACCTGGATTCTAGCACCATCTGAGCTCCTAACTGCCTGTGTGGTCTGAGGCAGGTCTCTGGCTGTCTGGGCAGCCTTCCTCACTTATATAGTAAGGATATGAGAGTGATGCCTTGTCTGGGGACTCTATCTTTCTAAAAACCTAAGTGCCACACCTAAAACACATGGGATATTTAAGATATGCAAATTTAGAAATAGATTGTTGTcactaaattattttattaaggtatttttaattaaaaagaaaaaccttaattactattttttaattCCTGCTAGCTTTTAGCAAAAGTAGATGAAAAAGCAGGGGTTTTAAGTTTTGTTCTGGCATGTTCCATGTTTAGGGACGTGGCGCTAAGGATCTGTTCTCCCTCTTGCTGCTCTGAGGACCAAGGGATGCatgcttcccttttggcttttggTGCTGGTTCCGGGCTCCCCCCGCCAGCCCCCCAGCAGCCTCCTCACTGCCCTTATTGGGTTGCAGGTCTTTCACTGCCACTTCAACAGCAACTTCTTCCCCCTCTTCCTGGAGCACCTGTTGTCTGACCACATCTCCCTATCCATGGGCTCCTTCCTGTTGGGTGAGTGGGTGTCTTGGATGGAATGGAAGGACAGAGGCTTGTACCCCAGAGCCCCTAGCCCAGCTGCAGGCATGGCCACCTCACCAGTGGGGGCCCTAGGTGTCGGGGGGGGGGGATGACTGCTGTGGGGGTTGCACCTCCAGCCCCCAGCTCTGTTTTCCAGAGGAAGGGGTGGGGGCCCACTGCAGCGGTGGTAGGGGTGGGGGTGTTGGCCTTTGGTGATGGTGCCACCCAGAGGTGATGAGGTGCAGTGCTGGTTAACAGCAAGAGCTATCTATTAGGCCTGGGTGCATCTGAACTGTTTTTCCCTCTGTGGCCTTGGGCATGGTATTTCATCTTTTTGGGCCTCTAGGTCTCATGAGTAAAGTAGGGATGATAGAGTACTTACATTAaagaattgtgaggattaaataaaagaatGCTTGGTAAGCTCTTAGCACAGACCCTGGCACATCCTTAGTGTCCAGTATGTGCAAACCGTGATTCTGATTGTTAAAATATTGATAAGCTGTGGCAGTGCCACCTGACAAGGCTGGGCCCTTTCTACCCAGGCATCTCCTACGTCGCTCCCCATCTCAACAACCTCTACTTCCTGCCCCTGTGCCGGCGCTGGGGTGTCTACGCTGTGGTACGGGGTCTCTTCCTGCTCAAGTTGGGCCTTAGCCTACTCATGCTGTTGGCTGGCCCTGACTGCCCCAGCCTGCTCTGCCTCTTCATTGCCAGGTATGCCCTGCCCTCTCTCACCCCTACACATCTGTCCCACCCCCTCACTCTTGCCCCCTCTTCTCTCCACCGGCAGTAACCGTGTCTTCACTGAGGGCACCTGTAAGCTGCTGACCTTGGTGGTCACTGACCTGGTAGACGAGGACCTGGTGCTGAACCAACGCAAGCAGGCAGCCTCGGCGCTCCTCTTTGGCATGGTTGCCCTGGTGACCAAACCAGGCCAGACCTTTGCCCCACTGCTAGGCACCTGGCTGCTCTGTTTCTATACAGGTGAGGCCCGGGGGTTGGCAAGGGGCTCTCGGGGCTCCAGGGGCACAGTTTACCTGGAGTACCAGCTGACAAGCCTGAACTCTACGTCCAGTGAGGGAGAGAGAATGGCAACTgcctgacagaggctgggccTGGGATGCCCAGGACTAACACCCCTTTTCTGTTCCTTTCCACATGGGTAGCGggttcttccattctttcaattgtttattcattcaacaagtatgtaTAAAATACCTTCTCTGTGCCAGGTGCGGCTTTAGGTGCTATGGAAATAACAATGAGACAGACAAGGTCTTTGCTATCATGGAGCTTATATATCTAGTTGGGGAAAAGAAGGTAATAAATAGCCAAACAGAAAAGATGTCAGGTAGCGATAAGTGCTATGATAAAGAATAGACAGGAAGACGTGAGACAGTATGACTGagtgtggtcagggaaggcctctccaaGGAAGTAATGCTCAAGATGTGAACTGAGTGGCAAAGAGTTGGTCTCAAAAAGATCTCAGGGAACCCAAGATGGTGGGAACAGCAAGTGTAAAGGCCCAAGATATCAGGAGTGGTTAGGAGATGAGTCTGGAGAAATGAAGAAGAGAGCTTTGCAGATCAAAGCAGGGTTTAGATTTTATCCTCGGTGTGAGGACACTGTTGGGAGAGTTTTAAGCAGGGAGTGGCATAGTCtgggttacattttttttttaacatatatatatataattttatttgttgttgagaatatacacagcaaaacacaccaattcaagtttctgcatgtaccatttagtgacattgattacattctttgagttgtgtaaccattctcaccttccttttctgagttgttcctcacctttaatataaattcactgccccctaagtttcctttctaatctttcgagttgcccttgtcaatttgattccacatagatcttaaaagagcatagtgttcaaagcagatttttttttttactagttgagctaaactattgtttggttttaagaaaacttcaagggatatttttggtttaaggtttaaagattatctcagggcagtggtttcaggggtttatccagcatTCATGGCTTCAAGAGTCTGGTTTACATTTTAACACTCACCcaggctgctgtgtggagaatggatCATATGGAAGCCAGAGCAGGGAGAACATCACCAGGCTGTGGCAGAGGCAATGGAGGCTAGGGCCAGGGTGGTACAGGGGAGCTGGAAAGAAGTGGGTGGGTGTGGGATGTTTTGGAGTTGAGGGGAGAAGGACTGGATGTTGTGGAATGATGAAGGAAATCAGAGAATCGAGGACGACTTTGAGGATTTTGTGCTAAGTTATTGGGTGGATGGAGGTGCCCGCCATTTCACTGAGAAGAAAGGTGGGTAGCAGACTTAAAGGAGGAAATCAAGAGTTGTGGCTTAGACATGTACCTGTGACATCTGAGATGTCCCATTCTGGACTTTGGAGAGGACCAGGGCTTGGAGGGAAGCTGGGCTGAACATGTACCTTCTGTTCTCTCTCATCCTAGGTCATGATCTCTTCCAGCAGGCCCCACTAGCCCCTGTGGGGAGTGCCCAGCCCTGGCCAgagcccccagccccacccccagcgCAGGTCCCAATGCTCCGCCAGGGCTGCTTCTACCTGCTGGTGCTGGTGCCCATCACCTGTGCTCTGCTGCAGCTGTTCACCTGGTCCCAGTTCACACTGCATGGGAGATACCTGCATACGGTCAAAGTCCAGCGCCAAAACCTGTCACAGGCCCAAACCCTGGACGTTAAGACAGTGTGAGAAGTGGACCAAGGCCACGTGGGGAGGACACTGCCCACAGCCCTGGGGAGGAGCCTTTTTTGCCAGCCTGGCGCCCTGCTCCTTCGCCTGCCTCAGGTGCAGCCTGGAGGACAGATGGCAGAGTGAGAGCCCCTGGGACTGAGCCAGGAGCATCACTGAGGTCTAAGTTCCTGCTTGGCTGATTAGCCCAGCTTGGGCAGGGCTGGGTGTATGTGCTCAGGGACATGTTTCCCCCCTTCCAGGgcaggaggaaagaaaaggacCAAGAAGGGATGGGGCTGCCCTGTGGTGCTCACGGGGTTGCTGTGGGATATGGAGGCCTGACCCACTGCCTGGCTGAGCCTGGCTGCCCTGTGGGCTCAGGATGCCCTTTTGATACTTCAACTACTCCCACTCACCCAGAGGAAGCTAACTGCAAGTCTCTCCCTACCCACCTCCAGTGGATTCTCAGAGGGTGCCCTGCTTTGGCTGTGCCTGAAGTAGCCCAGCCCCTTCTCCTGCTGCTGCAGGGTTCCCCCACCGTACCCCACCTCTGAAGAGGTTCATTTCAAACTGATTAAAGGCAGTCGTTTCTAGTCCTCAGGTttgctgtgtgtgtatgtagtggGATGGTGGGGAGCGGGGGTTGGGGCACAGGTCTTCTCAATAGAAACACCCTGAGAACATTTTTCCAAATCTAAGTGGTGGGCTAGCTGCCTCACTTACTGAGGAACCATTGAGAAAATGCAGATTGGTAGCTGCATGGGGACCTAGGAACAGAATGACTTTCAGGCCTGGTGCCAGGAGCCCCAGGGCAGTTCCCATGTGTCACTGCTGGACACCACAGTCAAGGAAGAGGAGCTTCTAGGCCAGAGATTCTCAACcttggaatcacctgggaagctttaaaaaatactgatgtgtAAGTTCTACTCCCAAAGATCCTGCTTTATTATGTCTGGGGTATGGTCTGAACACTGGGATATTTAAAAACTCTGTAGGTGATTTTCCTGTTAGTGGGGATGGAGAACCAGTGCTCTAGGCAGCATTTCTCAGCTTTGGCACTAGTGACATTTGGGGCTGGTATTTCTTTGTTGTAGATATCAGTAGCggtatccctggcctctacttTTAGCTGCCAGtatcccccacccctacccctggTTGTGACAACCAAACATGTCTCAACATTGCCAAATGTGTCCTGAGGGGCAAAATTGATCCCTGTTGAGCGCCACTGCTGTAGGCCAGTGGTTTTTTGAGGGTCTGCTTAGTGGCTAACAATATAGGCTCTAGAGCTATACAGCCTGGGTCCAAATCCTAGCTTATTAATAAAGTGCAGAGCCTTGGAAAATAGCTTAATTTTTCTGTGGCTCTATACCTTCTAGGGTTACTGGATTAAATGGGTGAGCATTTGTAAAGTGCTTGGCAATTATTTTTCCCAAGTGTGGATTTAAAATGAAGAACTGGTTATCTGAGTGGGCCCTAGAAACTGCATTTTAATAAGGTCCCCAGATTCTCACACAACttcaaagctttcagaacctctgACTTCAGAGATGTCATGCACTGCTCCCATCACTCTGGGTGGAGTCTTACCCATGGGGTGGGGATCCTCACTTCCTGAACCTGGGCTTTAGAATGAACATATTCCGTGTGTCCACCTAACAGGCTCTGACTTGGACTATGAGCTGGACAAGTCTGGTTTGTGCAACAATGCCCTCTTGAGGCCGGACTAGGCCCACTCCTGGCCTCAGCTTCAAGGACTGCAGCTCCTCCTGCTTCCCGCACCTACACCACACCATCCAGCTGACGTGTCTATTGGAACAACTTTATTTAAGTACACCGGGCCCCACCAGGCAACGTGGTTTGTGAGAGGCTGCGCGAGGGACAggcttgggctaagagaagggaGGTGAGCTGGTTAAGCACACTGCAGTCCGCGGGTCGCCACATCGCTTTCACACACACCTGCTGCTGAGGCCCACATCTGGCAGGGGCCTTTGGTCACAGGATGGCATGGGGGAGAATACTGCCTGGAATTTGGAGTTGGGTGGGTCTTGGTACCACAGGTGAGGGTGCCAGTGAAGGCATGCTAGCCCCAGCCTTGCACCACCTGGGCTGAAGGCCTTTGGACTACTGCTAGGGGGGCAATCCAGTCCAGGGTAGGCACCTGGCCCTACTGGACCAGAGATGAGCCTGAGCCCATCAACTCCTGGCACTCTGGTCtggcaccctccctccctccccaaataGGTCCAAAGTCAAGAATGGCACAAGATCAGCCCAGAGGGGCTTTCCTGCCTTTACAGCCTAGCTCCTCTGGTCAGCTAGAGTGGAAAAGGCAACTTGGTTAATGCTGTTTTCATTGCAGCTCTTTCTCTGGTCCTAAGGGGACTGGGTCTCCAACACTCCCCCTTTACTAGGGGCTTCTGTCAAAGAAAGTGGTTCTACTTCCCATTTTAGCAAATTTGACCAGCAGCCAGCCTGTTGATTCCAGGGCAGTGAACAAGTGGAAGAGGGAGAACAAAAGAGGCTGTGGGAGTGCCCTCTAGGGTAGCCTCCAATCCCACACCAGCCCTGAGGCTTATGGGTACTGTCAGTTGACCACTAACAGGGACCGGTGGGGCCTTGGGTGCTACACTAAGCTTAGGTGCTGTAAACATTAGTGTGAACAGGGTGACTGATGGGCAGGAGGTGATGAGCTCCACTCTTTACAGTCCCCTTACTGAACAAACActttaataaataaaactgaagGTGGCATTGAGACAAAAATGGATGAAAAGCAAGTAACAGGATCTGTAGCCAACAGGCTCCTTAAACTCTCCTGTGACCCCCGGGTGGGGCTGGGGTTGAGCATCAACTCTGCAGCTGATCAGAAGTAGCACTACTCCGGTCCTCCTCAAGTGCCCAGTGTGGCCCTGGTCCCCACGTGAACTTGAGGACATTctgtcctctccttggccccagAATCTCTGTAAGAGTTCCTGGAGCGCTTTTCCAGCTTCCCAAGCCCGACGTGCACTAAAACCAAACAGAACTCAACCCTGGCCCCAGCCCTCAGTGCATGATTAAGAGGCATCAAAAGCTGAATAGTGAACAAGGGAGGCAGCGGCTGCCTGGGACAAGCCACCCTGGGGAGGCTGGGGGGAGGGGCTAGCCCAGCCTGGCACAGGCAGCAGTGAGGTCTGGGGGCAGGGGTTGGGTTTACCTCCCTCTGGTAGTAAACATAGTCCCACACAGCCAGACAAAGGCCCAGGTGACAGGACTGGGGCCCTCTGCCAGCACTTTTCCCCATCAGGGCCAGTCAGTGGTCAACCCCAGGCCTCAGGCCATCGCCATTGTGGGTAGTTCATTGTCCTTTCTGGGCCCCGGGATCCCTGGGCCACACCACACTCGCATATTCACACACACTCGTACCCACGCACCCACACACGCACTCGCATACACAGGCAGTTCCTCGCAAACACTCCGACTCAAGAAAGCGAGTTTTAAAGTGGGAGTTAACTTCAGAGAGGTGAAGATGATGTCCCAACGTTAGAAGGTTTTCCTGTGGATGGACCGGGCACCATCTTCCTCGTATTCCTTCTTGGAGACCCACATCTTCTTAAAGGTGTCCAAGGAGGCAAGGATAGAGCCCCTGGAGTGGAGGGAATCCAAAGAAACAGTGTGAGAGTGGGTATTCCTGGAGCCAGCCAGGGCCCGTGGGGCCACACCAGACCAGGCTCTTCTGGGAGAAATGGATGGGGGTGCTGAGGGGTAAGCAATGCCTTCGCTTCCTCTTCTGCTTTTATTTTCGAAAGAACTACTCACCCAATCCATGTGGAATACAGTCTCTCCTGAGGTGCAGATATCTGCAAGGATGGGTGGAAGAAGGAATCTGAGACTTCCATCCCCGCCACCCTTTCCCCTCTGATGTGTCTTTATTCCCCACCCTACTGCCCAAGGCAGTGGATGTCTTTCCCACAACAGGCTGGGCCCTGGGCTTCTCCTGGGGGTAGTGTGGCCAGCCTGACATTCATTTGGGGAAGCAGGCTTCCAGCAGCTCTACATATCTACAGTTTCCAGGGAAGCTGAGGTTATCTAGGGGTAAGACTCTGCCCtgctgggggaagggaggatgCAGATTCCATGGCAGAAGCTTCACTCCCTCATTTAGATTCTCTCCTTTCCTCAGGCTGGCCAATTCTCTGACTCCTTCCCATACCACACTGTTTCAGGGGAGCCCTGGGCGGGGGGCACAGGAGCAGCAGAAGTCAATCTCCTGTCATGTTTACGTTTCTCAGAAAGACATGTGGGGTGCTCAGCCTGGAACCCTGGCCCATTTGGGTATTAGAACTGCCCTCCTTTCAAGTGAAGAGGGAGAGTGAGAACAGGTCCTCCACTCTGGCAGACGTAGGCCTCAGGGTCAGTGTGTAGGCTGAGAAGCTGTCTAGGAGCCACACCATGTGACACTCCAGACCCTTGGAGGCCCAGTTCCTCCCAGGCCCAGCTCCCCACATGCTCCTACCCTGATCTTCACATCTTTTGGAGCCAGTTTCTTCACTTCACTCAGTAGCCTGTCACCAAAACCTGAATGGGCAGAAAAGGAGAATTTCAAGTCAATTTTCTGAGTGTCTGGACCTAGCAGGGTCTGGAAGCTTCCTGGGGAAGGGCCCGAGAGCACAGACCAACCTTTAAACAGGGTGGAGCCTCCCGAGAGGACAATGTTGGAGAAAAGTGTGCGCCGCAGGTCCATGTCCGACTTCTGAATGGCAAACACCAGGACCTCATGGATGCCCTCGCTCTCCTCACCAATCAGGTCTGGCCTAAACAGCAGCTCAGGAGCCCGGAATCGGGAAGGACCAATCTGCAGGTGGAGGGCCAGCTTcagaggctggggctggggccaagGTCCCTTTGGGGGGTGGAAAATGGAAAAGCCCCTTCTGCCCACCTCTTAGTAACCAGGGGCCTATGACGACTAGGCTCAGGAAGAATTCTGTATGTCAAGGGCCTGGAGGAATGAAGAGTAGATACAGGGCCTCTGGGGAAATGTTTAATCCTAGCTCTAGCATTTTCTAGCTGAGACCTCTGGCATTAATACacggattcattcattcatggggATTTCTTCTTATACCTGGAGCTTCAGGAAGAGGCAGCTCAGTCTGAAGGCCACCCTATGTGGTACCCAAGAGAGGTCAAAGATAGCACTAACCATCCCAATTCCTGATTTCATCCCAACCTAGGAAAATACCTCTGGGGACTCCTTCCCTCCACACGAGAGGTAGTAAATTCCCTATTGCCTCACTCTGCAGGAGACAGTGCTGCTTAAGAGCTACACTGCTCCAGGCAGACAGTTTAAAAGGTTTGGTCCATCTGATTCCACTCTCCTTGTGGGTAGTTCAGTTTAAGCCCAGAGCCTGTGTGGGCCTGAAGGGACTGAGAAGAGAGGTCTGGTCACCTACCTCAATGGTGCTGCCATCGGGCAGGTAGTACTGAGCTTTCTCCGTCTCCAGTGTCTCATCCTTCTGGGGGTTTATGGATAGGTAGCAGGCTCTCTGCAGAACCAAGCATGACAGTCAGgctggaaagaaactcagcacattCTTGGTCAACGTCCAGGGGTGTGGTGTGCTGCCACAGAAAGCTGCCCTCCTACACTGATTGCGCTCAAGGTCCTAAGAGCTGCCACCCagaagcaggggcagggaggCATCTGTTGGCCTTCCCTGGATGAAATGTGTGGGATATGCATTCTTAGCTGTTCCACCTTCCTGGTGGGAAAGCTTGGGAACTTGGTTCTCTAGATCTGGAATTTGAGACCACAACCAAGCTTTAGCCGAGGCCCAGGCATCTTTCTCCTTCTACCATTCATAAAGACTATGGCTTTGGGTCCTCCTATCCAGCTCAAAGGTTTCCCTATAGTTTTAGGGGGCAGTCCcgtttatttgaaaagaaaaatgtattatgACATCTTTGAGAATATGAAAGAACATATGTAACTTATACATAAGGTATAAAAACCATAATCAACACCTGTGTACTCATCACCCACCCAGCTTAAGAAATGGAAGAAGCTCCCTTTTCCCCCGCCAGATGGCAGCACGTCAGGAAGCTGAATCTGTCAGTGTGAGGTCACCAGCTGGCAATCACACAGCTGCCTGGAGAAGGGAGCCTGACCTCCAGGATAGGAGCTTCACATCCCTTCACTCCCAGGTCATCCAAGGCCTGGCTGCCCTGCTCCCATTCTCCATCCCATCCAAGGCCCATGGGGCAGCACTCACTTCTTTTATGGCCTTGACAATCTCAAATTCGGAGGATGAGTGGAAGTCATAGCCCTCTTTGCGCAGGTAGAGGCGAAGGAAGCGGGAGACGTCACGGCCGGCGATGTCAATGCGCATGATAGAGTGGGGCATGGCAAAGCCCTCATAGATGGGCACGGCATGGGTGACGCCATCCCCAGAATCCAGCACCACACCTGTGGTCCTGCCTGTGGCATAACTGAAGCAAAGGGGATAAACCATCACTAACCCTTGCCTCCCCACCCTGGGAAGAAACACTTCTTTTTAGAGTTCGATGTCAGCTAAACCAAGGCTTGGGCCTGCTTTTTTTAGAGGTCGCCTTAGAATGGGCTGAGTACTAAGGATGCCTGAGCATGGAAGCTGAACGAAAGGAGCTGAGCTCCTCCAAGCTCCCTCCCCCATGCACAGGAGGAGATGGCCTGGCCTTCAACTGCTGTAGGGGACTCAGCCAGGGGCAGAGCTTTTACTCTCTGTACAAGAGGAAAAAACTTAAATGCCTATAGGGGCCAGGCAGGCAAATTAAGTGAGTAAAGGGAAATAAGACTTTTACTTCCATAAAAAACTACTTTTCTTCCCACATGGCCTTCTAGAttcgtctttagttttctttctgttgggaGACAAGGGTACAGACACAGATTTCCCTACTGTGTGGGGAAAAAGGTCCAATCTTTGATAAACAGCAACTGACACACACTGCCTGAGTGTTGGGAAGGCGATAGAGAATGGTAAATTGTGGTGACGTCAGGCACACAAAACCGTTCCAGCTGATTTTTGCCCTTGAGGAATGCAAGCCCAGAATTATCAGatcttcctattttttaaaagaagccagaaaTTGGATTTTGATATGAAATCTCTCAATTTTTAAATGCTGGCTCACAATTTTTTAATGGGGCCAAACAAATCCCATCTGCAGGCTCCCAGTGAAGACTGCTGCTGTAGACCTCCCACTGGTGTGAGGCAGGCTGGGAGCATGACAGGAATGACAGGGCGTGAGAATAGGGCCCGTGGTGGTGTGGTGTTTTGATCATGATTGTATCTCCAACCTAGCATAGCACCTGGCACACAATaggcactaaataaatatttgaaccCATTACAGGAGCTTTCAGGAAGAGCTGTAGCAGCATGTGGTCTTCCAAGCAAGCCCAGGAGAGAGCCTTGGGCACCAAACCTGCTGAGAGCACTGAGATGGGATACAGTCTCAACACAGGCCATATCTCCTCTTTTGGTTTCAACCGAGAAGCCTCAGTGCTGGGTCTCAGCAGCAGTCTCCCTCCCTTTCCCACCATCTTTAACCCTTTCCTAGCGGGGGTGCTCTAGCTACTCTGAACCAGCCCAACCCAAAGGACAGGCAGCCTCGATTCTGCCAAAGTCCCTAAGAAGCCAGGCTGGCCAACCAGGCTGCTACTCACAGGCTGAGCACAGCTTGCATGGAGATGAAAAGGGCTGGCACATTGAAGGTCTCAAAGAAAACTTCAGCAGCTCGTTCCCGGTTCTTCCGTGG encodes:
- the ACTR1A gene encoding alpha-centractin — translated: MESYDVIANQPVVIDNGSGVIKAGFAGDQIPKYCFPNYVGRPKHVRVMAGALEGDIFIGPKAEEHRGLLSIRYPMEHGIVKDWNDMERIWQYVYSKDQLQTFSEEHPVLLTEAPLNPRKNRERAAEVFFETFNVPALFISMQAVLSLYATGRTTGVVLDSGDGVTHAVPIYEGFAMPHSIMRIDIAGRDVSRFLRLYLRKEGYDFHSSSEFEIVKAIKERACYLSINPQKDETLETEKAQYYLPDGSTIEIGPSRFRAPELLFRPDLIGEESEGIHEVLVFAIQKSDMDLRRTLFSNIVLSGGSTLFKGFGDRLLSEVKKLAPKDVKIRISAPQERLYSTWIGGSILASLDTFKKMWVSKKEYEEDGARSIHRKTF
- the MFSD13A gene encoding transmembrane protein 180, yielding MGLARPQAWLLRLPTAVVYGSLALFISVLHNVFLLYYVDTFVSVYKINKAAFWVGETVFLLWNSLNDPLFGWLSDRQFLSSQPWSGTGLSSRAVVLTRVQALGWHGPLLALSFLAFWVPWAPAGLQFLLCLCLYDGFLTLVDLHHHALLADLALSAHDRTHLNFYCSLFSAAGSLSVFASYAFWNKEDFSSFRAFCVALAAGSGLGFVGATRLLRRRVEAAGREPGCPALAVDGGLCGEELLVGGKEAGSITLGQYLRQLAHHRNFLWFVGMDLVQVFHCHFNSNFFPLFLEHLLSDHISLSMGSFLLGISYVAPHLNNLYFLPLCRRWGVYAVVRGLFLLKLGLSLLMLLAGPDCPSLLCLFIASNRVFTEGTCKLLTLVVTDLVDEDLVLNQRKQAASALLFGMVALVTKPGQTFAPLLGTWLLCFYTGHDLFQQAPLAPVGSAQPWPEPPAPPPAQVPMLRQGCFYLLVLVPITCALLQLFTWSQFTLHGRYLHTVKVQRQNLSQAQTLDVKTV